The genomic interval CCGCAGATCGGCCACCGGCAGGGTGTCGACGACCAGCACCTGGTGCCCACGGCCCTGCAGATCGGCGGCCGCGCTGACCACCGCGTCGTCGGTCAGCGGGCTCAGCACCACCACGACCGCCGCCGACGGCAGCCCCCACGTCTCCACCCGGGTCAGCGGTCGCCACGGCTGCAGGTCCACCGCCGCCAACTCGTGCCGCAGCCGGTCGAGGTGCCGGGAGCCGGCACCCAGCCGCACGCCGCGCTTCCCCGACGCCAGGTCGAGCACCCCGACCCGGTCGCCCACCCGGCACTGCGCCTCGGCGATCGCCGCCGCGGCGTGCACCGTCACGTCCAGGCTGGTCCGCGGCGCCGGCTCCACCGACTTCGGATCGGCGGACGGCACCCGGACCATACCGACCCAGAAGTCGCGCCACCGGTCGAAGCGCCCGCCCCACCGCCGCGAGACCCGTTGCTGCCACACCCGTGCCGGGCCCTGCTGCGGCCGGACCTCCACCCGGGTGTCGACGCAGATCACGAAGTCGGCGTCGGCGTCGCTCTGCGTCCGGCGGACATAGAGCTTCTGGTGCCGGGCGAACGCCCGCCAGTGGATGCTGCGCAGCCGGTCGCCCGGGGCGTACTCGCGCAGGTCGATCAGCTCACCACCCTGACCCGGGCGGCGACTCGCGTGTTCACCCGCCCATCCGGTCGAGATCGGCGCCAGGGCCAGCGAATCCAGCTCGGCGATCCGCGGCGGCACGGTGATCTTCAGCTCCGGGGCACGCACCGCCGGGGTCACCGTCAACCCGTCCGGCCCGGCGACGGTCACGTCCGGGCGCACCACGGTCAGCGGCCCCCAGTCCGGCAGCACGGTCGACCGGACCACCGTGCGGTCACCGCCCGGAAGGGTCTCCGCCCAGGGCCGGCCCGGCCCACCCGGGTAGGGCACCGCGACCGTGGTGAACTGCGCACCCGCCGTTCCCCGGACGGTCACAGCGATGTCGGCGGCGGTGCCACCGGGTGGGGTGCCGATCAGCCGGGCGCGGCCGGACGGCGCCACCGACCGGTCCGGGACCCCGGCCGACAGCGCCAGCACCAGCCCGAACACCAACGGGGCGCCGATCGCGGCCAGGTCGGCCCGGCCGAGCGAGACCGCCAGCCCGATCAGCAGCGCGGCCGCCACGGCTGCCCGCAGCAGGGCGCGGGTCGGGCGGCGCACCGGCGCCCCGCCGTCGGAGGCCCCGGCAACCGTAGCGGCACCGGCCGGATCGGCCGGCAGCGAGCGGGCCCCGGCCCGGAGCGACGTCGAGCTCCTCACCGGAGCTCCCCGCGCCGGACCAGGCACCAGCGCGCCCGAGTGCGTCCGGTCATCGCCGCGGTGCGCCCCGGCGGCTCGGCGGCGCGGCCACCGTCGCGAGCAGCTGGGAGATCACGTCCTCGGACGAGACCGTCTGGTAGGCCTGCAGGGTCAGCACGAGCCGGTGTGCCAGGGCGGCCACCGCCACGTCCTTCACGTCCTCCGGGATGACGAACCCTCGCCCGTCCAGCGCCGCCCAGGCCCGGGCAAGCAGCAGCAGCGCCTGCGTGCCGCGCGGCGAGACCCCCGCCTCGACCGACGGGTGGCGGCGGCTGGCCACCGCGAGATTGACGCAGTAGCCGATGATGTCGGGATCGACCCCGACCTGCTCGACACCCGCCTGCAACCGCCGGAGCCCGGCCGCGTCGGTGACCGGCGCGACCACCGGATCCGGCGCCGCCCGGTGGATCCGGCGCCGCAGCATCTCGGCCTCGGCCTGCGGCGGCGGGTACCCGAGCCGGGTGCGCACCAGGAACCGGTCGAGCTGCGCCTCGGGCAGCGCGTAGGTGCCCTCGTACTCGATCTGGTTGGCCGTGGCGATCACGTGGAACGGTTGCGGCAACGGGTGTGTCGTGCCCTCGACGCTGACCTGTCCCTCCTGCATCGCCTCCAGCAGCGCCGACTGCGTCTTCGGCGGGGTCCGGTTGATCTCGTCGGCCAGCAGCAGGCCGGTGAACACCGGGCCGGGCTGGAAGTCGAACGCCGCCTTGCCCGGGTGGTACAGGTACGACCCGGTCACGTCCGAGGGCAGCAGGTCCGGGGTGAACTGCAGGCGCCGGAAGTCCAGCCCCAGCGCGCCGGCGAGACTCCTTGCCAGCAGCGTCTTCCCGAGGCCAGGATTGTCCTCGATCAGCACGTGCCCGCCGGCCAGGATCGCCGCCAGGGTCAGCCGCAGCGGCACCCCGTGCCCGACCACCGCCGTGCCCACCGCCTCGGCGATCCGGGCCGCCGACTGCGCGATCTCCGGGGTCAGCGGGGGTCCCGACGGCTTGCCGAGGGTCACCTCCGCAGCGGCCTCCGCCGTCGAAGCAGTGGGAGCGACTGTCGCTTCGGATGTCTCGGTCATGACGCTCCTCTCGCGGTGCCGGCCGGGGCACGGCGTCCGCTGGTGACGGGGTCGGGGTGGAAAGCAGGAACCGCGTCAGGCCGTCCGGCACCGCGAGCCAGCGCCAGGACGGCATCGACGAGTGCCCGCCGGTCCTCGGCGGAGGGCCGGGGCACCCGCGGATCCGGCGGGACGGCGCCGGTCGGATCGCCCGGATCGGACAGCTGCCGGTAGGCGGTCCCACCGAGCAGTGCCTCCGCCCGTTCCGACGGGAAGTCGATGCCCCGGGCGGACAGCAGATCGGCCACCAGCGCCCGCAACCGCACCCGCGCCCGTTCCTGCTCCTCGGTCGGCCCCTGGTGCAGCAGGTCGCCCAGCCCGGCGAACTCCCACCGCCGGACCGAGGTGCGGCGCTGCGGTTCCGGGGGGCCGGGCGGCCGGCGCGGCGGCGCGATCCGCCGCACCAGCAGCGAGCAGATGACGGCGACCACGGCGGTCATTGCGGCGAAGCCCACCGACCGCCCGATCGGCGCCTCCGCCGCGAACAGCACGAAGAAGCCGACCAGCGCCGCCGCGGCACCGATGACCAGGTGGTCGGTCCAGGTGACCCGGGCCGGCACCGGCGGCGGCGCCACGGAGTACATCGCCCCTGGAGTCACCGGGTACGTCCCTGCCGGATACTGCGACGCGGGGTACGGGGCCGGTACGTACCAGGTGCCGGCCGCGGGCACCTGAGGCGTCGGCGGAGGCGGCGGCATCGGAGGCACAGAGGTCACGGGACCACCGCCGGGGTGATCGCCGCGAGCGCACCGCGGATCTGCTCAGCCGCCCGCTGCGCGGTCGCGGCGCTGTCCGGAGCGAGTGTGTGCAGGTCGAACCGGGCCCGGTGGTAGAGCGGGAGCAGGTCGTCCGCCCCCGGCGGCATCGGCACCGCCGCCCGCAACGCGTCCAGGAACTCGGTGGGCGTCTGCTGTGGTCCGCGGGGCAGTCCGGCGGCCCGGGCGCCCGCCTCCACCCAGAGCCAGCAGGCGATGACGTGGTCGGCGGCGGCACGCGCGTCGAAGGGCAGGTGCGCGGCCGGCGGGGCGGGCAGACCGACGAGGTCGTCGTCGTCCCGGTCCACCGCGTGCCGGCCGGCCCGGTCCCGGCGCCAGAAGAACAGCATCACCACGAGCGCGACCAGCAGCACCGCACCCAGCCCGATCAGCACCCAGACCAGCCAGCCGCTGCCGATCGCCGCCGGCGGCGGAGCCAGGTCGACGTCCGGCAGTGAGGGCGGGGTGAAGTCCGGCAGGTCGGTCGGGATCGGCGGCAGTTCGGTACCCGGTTCGCGGCCGATCCAGGGTCCGACACCCGCGGCACCCCAGGCGATCCCGACCAACACGACGGCACTGAGCCCGATCAGGATGATGCGCAGCGGCCACCCGCCCGCGCCGCCGGGTCGCATCCCGGACCCTTCCGACATGACACCCGCCTCCACCGCCGGCGGCCCGTCCCGGTGACCGGGCCTCTGTGCGGCAGGCTACCGACCCGCCGCGCCGCGCACCGGCGGTTCGTCGAGTTGTGCACAGCGCCCCAGGTCAGCGGAGCGCCGGCAGCAGGTCGGGAGCAGGATCAGGCGACCGGCGACTTCAGCAGGTCGCGGATCTCCGGGGCCTCCAGCCGGACCTCGTCGGCGGCCTGGTCGTCGGGCATCGTCTGCGAGCGGCGCTCGGCGTCGACCCGCGCGAGGTAGGCCTTCACCTCGCTGTCCCGCTCCTCGTCGGACCAGCCGAGCACCCCGGCCATGATCTCCGCGACCCGCGGCGCCGTCTCGGTGCCGCGGTGCGCGTACTCGATGGAGATCCGGGTGCGTCGGGCCAGCACGTCCTCCAGGTGCAGCGCACCCTCGTGCGTGGTCGCGTACAGCGCCTCCACCTGCAGGTAGTCGTCCGCGCCGGGCAGCGGCTGCAGCAGCGACGGATCCTCCAGGGCCGGCGCCATCAGCTCGTGGATCTCCGAGCCGTAGCGGTTGAGCAGGTGGTGGATCCGGTACGGGTGCACACCGAACTGCTTGCCCAGCCGGTCGGCCTGGTTGACCAGCGCCTTGTAGCCCTCGGCGCCGAGCAGCGGGACGTCCTCGGTGCAGGACGGGTTGATCCGGCCCGGCAGGTCCTCGGCCGCGGCGTCCACCGCGTCGGCGCCCATCACCCGGTAGGTCGTGTACTTGCCGCCGGCGATCGCCACCAGGCCGGGGGCGACCCGGGCCACCGCGTGCTCCCGGGACAGCTTCGAACTCTGCTCGCTCTCCCCCGCCAGCAACGGCCGCAGCCCGGCGTAGACCCCCTCGATGTCCTCGTGACCCAGCGGCACCGCCAGCACCTTGTTCACGTGCTCGAGGATGTAGTCGATGTCGGCCTTGGTGGCCGCCGGGTGCGCCAGGTCGAGATTCCAGTCGGTGTCGGTGGTCCCGATGATCCAGTGCGCCTTCCACGGGATCACGAACAGCACGGACTTCTCGGTCTTCAGGATGATCCCGGACTCCGAGGTGATCTTGTCGCGGGAGACGACCAGGTGCACGCCCTTGGAGGCGCGGACCTTGAACCGGCCGCGCCCGCCGGACAGCCGCTGCAGTTCGTCGGTCCACACGCCGGTGGCGTTGATGACGACCTTGGCGCGGACGGTGGTGCGGTCCCCGGTCTCCACGTCCATCACGTGCACCCCGGCGACCCGGTCCGCCTCCTTCACGAATCCGACCACCTGGGTGGAGGACCGGACCAGCGCGCCGTAGGCAGCGGCGGTGCGGGCGACACCGAGGGTGTGCCGGGCGTCGTCGACCTGGCCGTCGTAGTAGCGGATCCCGCCGACCAGTGCGTCCCGCTTCAGGCCGGGCACCAGGCGCAGCGCGCCGGCCCGGGTGAGGTGCTTGTGCCCCGGCACCGACCGGGCGCCGCCCATCGAGTCGTACATGATCAGGCCGGCACCGACGTACGGGCGCTCCACCACGTGCTTGGACAGCGGGTAGAGGAAGGACACCGGCTTCGCCAGGTGCGGGCAGATCTTGGTGAGCATCAGCTCGCGCTCCCGCAGTGCCTCGCGGACCAGGCCGAACTCGAACATCTCCAGGTAGCGCAGGCCGCCGTGGAACAACTTCGAGGACCGCGACGAGGTGCCGGAGGCGAGGTCCCGGGCATCGAGCAGGGCCACCGAGAGGCCGCGGGTCACCGCGTCCAGGGCCGCGCCCGCACCCACGACGCCGGCGCCGATGATGACGACGTCGAACTCCTCCGAGCCCAGTCGCTCCCAGTTGGCCGCACGCTCCGCCGGCCCGAGCCGGGCCCCCGAGACCACACCGTCTCCACTCATCGCACTACCTTCCGGTTCAGCCTGCCGTCACGCGCCTGACCGGCCCACGGTACTGCGGCAACGGCGCACCCCGCCCGGGGAAGCGTTCGGCATTGTCGAACGGCCCCGGCCGGTGACACCCGCGCGGCGGCAGGGATCAGCCGAGGTCGCCGTCGAAGTGCATCAGCTGGCGACCGAGCTCGGTGATCGACCCGGACAGCGACGGGTAGACACTCAGCGTGTAGGCGAGATCCTTTGCGGTCAGGCCGTTCTGCACGGCCATGGCGATCGGCAGGATCAGTTCCGAGGCCTGCGGCGCGACCACCACGCCGCCGATGACGATGCCGGTGGCCGGCCGGATCACCAACTTCACGAAACCCTCGGTGAGGCCGATCATCTTGGCCCGCGGGTTGGTGGCGAGCGGCAGCATCAGCACCGAGGCCGGGATCGTCCCGGCGTCGACGTCGACCTGCGAGATGCCGACGGTGGCGATCTCCGGGTGCGTGAACACCGTGGAGGCAACGGTTTTCAGCCGCAGCGACGGCACACCTTCGCCCAGCGCATGCCACATCGCGATCCGGCCCTGCATGGCCGCCACCGATGCCAGCATCAGCAGGCCGGTGCAGTCGCCGGCCGCATAGATGCCGGAGACCGAGGTCCGGGACACCCGGTCGACGGTGATGAACCCACCGTCGTTCACCGCGACACCCACGCTCTCCAGCCCGATGTCGCTCGTGTTCGGCACCGAGCCGACGGTCATCAGGCAGTGCGAGCCGCGCACCTCGCCACCGTCGGTGAGCCGCACGACCACCTCGTCGCCCTCCCGGGTGACCGACTGGGCGCGGGCCCGCCTGACCAGCTTCCCGCCGTGCTCGGAGAAGACCTCCTCGATGACCGCCGCGGCGTCCGCATCCTCGGACGGCAGCACCCGGTCCCGGCTCGAGACCAGGCTGACCCGGACGCCCATCTCGGTGTAGGCGGAGGCGAACTCGGCGCCGGTGACACCGGACCCGACCACGATGAGGTGCTCCGGCAACTCGGTGAGCGAGTAGAGGTCGCGCCAGGTGAGGATCCGCTCGCCGTCCGGCCGGGCGTCCGGCAGCACCCGCGGCGCGGCGCCGGTGGCGACCAGCACCACGTCGGCCTCGAACTCGGTGACGGTGCCGTCCGGTGCGGTCGCCGCCACCCGATGCGCCGCCAGGCCGGGGGCGCTGTCGGCGAGCGCGGCCCGGCCGGTGACCACCCGCACCCCGACGCCGGTCAGCCGGGCGTGGATGTCTGCGGACTGCGCCCGGGCCAGCCCGGTCACACGGGCGTTGACGGCGGCCAGGTCCACCTCGATGCCGGCGGGTACCACCACACCCAGCCCGCCCGCCTCCAGTGCCGCGGTGCGGCCGCCGGCCGAGGCGATGAAGGTCTTGGACGGCACGCAGTCGTAGAGCACGCACCCGCCGCCCGGCCCGTCGGACTCGATCAGGGTGACGTCGGCGCCGTACTGCGCCGCGACCAGCGCGGCCTCGTAACCGCCCGGTCCACCACCCATGATCACGATGCGGGTCATCGGCGCTCCCTTCTCCAGGGTCATCGGGCACGGCCGGAACCGTGGAGCCGGGCGCGGCGGCGCCCGGCGGCCGGTCCACCGTATCGGCCGCAGGCGGACGTTAGGCTCCGGGCATGGCTCTCTACGCCGCCTACGGGTCGAACATGGATCCGGCGCAGATGTTGCAGCGCTGCCCGTCCTCGCCGGTGGCCGGCATCGGCTGGCTGCCGGGGTGGCGACTCACCTTCGGCGGCGAGGACCTGGGCTGGGAGGGCGCGCTGGCCACCGTCGTGCCGGACCCGGATCCGGAGGCCTCCGTCTTCGTGGTGCTCTACGACATGGCCTCCGCCGACGAGCGCACCCTGGACTCGTGGGAGGGCTCCGACCTGGGGCTCTACACCAAGCTGCGACTGCGGGTGCACACCATGGACGGCGACGTGCTGGCCTGGCTCTACGCGCTGGAGGCGTTCGAGGGCGGCCTGCCGAGCGCCCGCTACCTCGGGGTGATCGCCGATGCCGCGGAGGCGGCGGACGCTCCGGCCGAGTACGTCAAGGAGATCCGGCACCGGCCCTGCCGGTCCATCGGGAGCTGACCGAGGGGGGCCTGGTCAGAGCTGTTCGAGGGACGCGGCCGCGGTCAGCGACTCCGACCGCAGCCCGGCCAGCGCGGCGTGGGTGAGCAGCCGCACACCGAGCGGGATCGCCCGCTCGTCGGCCACGAAGGTCGCCGAGTGCAGATCGACCTGCGGCGAGATGCCGTCCCACACACCGAGTCTGGCCATCGCACCGGTGGAGGCGTCGATCAGCACGGAGAAGTCCTCGCCACCGGTGGACTGCTCGGTGGGACCGACCGCCCCGGCCCCGGCCGCGTGCTCGCCGGCCACCCGGAGCAGTCCGGTCGACACCGGCTCGTTCTCCACCGGCGGGACCCCGCGCCGGTACAACAGCTCGTGCTGCACCCCGGTCGGCGCCAGCAGCTGGGCGATGAGTTCGCGGACCAGCGGCTCCGCGGCCTCCCAGCCGCGCCGGTCCATCATCCGCAGCGTGCCGCGCAGCACCCCGTGCTGCGGGATGGCGTTGGCGGCCTCCCCCGCGTGCACCGCGCCCCACACCATGATCGGCACCGAGCGCGGGTCCAGCCGGCGGCTCAGCATCCCGGGCAGGCCGGTGATCACCAGGCCGAGCGCGTGCACCAGGTCCGCGGTCAGGTGCGGCCGCGCGGTGTGCCCGCCGCGGCCGGTGACCGTCAGCTCCACCAGGTCGGAGGTGGAGGTGATGGCGCCGGTGCGCAGCCCGATCCGGCCCACCTCCAGCCGCGGGTCGCAGTGGAAGGCGAAGATGCGCTCGACACCCTCCATCACCCCGGCCTCCACCACGTCGTGCGCGCCGCCGGGCATGACCTCCTCGGCCGGCTGGAAGATCAGCCGCACCCGACCGGGCAGCCGGTCGGCCACCTGGGCCAACGCGCCGGCCGCACCGAGCAGGGCGGTCAGGTGGATGTCGTGCCCGCACGCGTGGCTGGCGTCCGGCACCGTCGAGGCGAACGGCAGGCCGGACAGCTCGGGCAGCGGCAGCGCGTCGATGTCCGCCCGCAGCCCGATCACCCGGTCCCCGGTGCCGATCTCGGCGACCACGCCGGTCCCGCCCGGCAGCACGCGGCCGCGCACCCCGTAGCCCTGCAGGATCCGCAGGATCTTCGCCGACGTGGCGGACTCCTGGCGGGACAGCTCGGGGTGTGCGTGCACCTCCCGGCGCACGGTGACCAGGCCGGGGAGTTCGCGGGCCAGGAAGAGGTCCAGCCAGTCCGGCCCGAGCCCGGCGCCCGGGTCCGGGACGGGAGCGGCCGGTAGGGGGACGGCAGGGAGGGACGGTGTCCCGTCTGCGCGCTGCTGCTCGATCCCTGAAGCCATCACGGGAACCCTAGGTCATCGGGGGCGGTGCACCGACCGGGTCTCCCGCTGCGGCGGGTGACGTGGTTGGGTGGTCCCGGCGGGGGTCGGTTCCGCTCCGCGCAGCTGCACCGGTGCCGGTGCACCCGACGAGCACGCCGGAGGACCGCATGGGCGACGACATCGCGCAGGTCGAGTACACGCGGGAGCAGCGGCTGAAGTACCGGCAGAAGGTGCGCCGGTGCCTGGACGTCTTCGAACGCATGCTGGCCGAGCACGCGTTCGACGTGGACACCCCGCTGACCGGTCTGGAGATCGAGCTCAACCTGGTCAACTCCGAGTGGGCGCCGGACATGGCCAACGCCGTCGTGCTGGAGGCGATCGCCGATCCCGCCTTCCAGACCGAGCTCGGCCAGTACAACATCGAGCTGAACGTGCCACCGATGCCGCTGGCCGGGGATTCCTTCGCCACGCTGGAGACCACGCTCCGGGCGTCGCTGGACCACGCCGAGTCCAGGGCGAACGAATCCGGCTCGGAGATCATCATGATCGGCATCCTGCCGACCCTGTTGCCCGAGCACTTCGAAGCCGGCTGGATGAGCCACAACCCGCGCTACGAGGCGTTGCAGGACGCCATCTTCGCGCACCGCCGGGAAGACCTGGAACTGGACATCTCCGGGGTCGAGTCGCTCCAGATGTACGCCGACACCATCGCTCCCGAGTCCGCGTGCACGAGTGTCCAACTGCACCTGCAGGTCCCGCCCGCCGACTTCGCCGCCACCTGGAACGCCGCGCAGGCACTGGCCGGGCCGCAGCTCGCGCTCGGCGCCAACTCGCCGTTCCTGTTCGGCAAGCGGCTGTGGGCCGAGACCCGCACCGAGCTCTTCCTGCAGGCCACCGACACCCGCTCCCCGGAACTCCGCAACCAGGGGGTCCGACCACCGGTGTTCTTCGGGGAACGCTGGATCACCTCGATCTTCGACCTGTTCGAGGAGAACGTCCGGTACTTCCCGGCACTGCTGCCGGAGACCACCGACGAGGACCCGGAGGCCGAGCTCGCCGCCGGCCGGGCACCCCGGCTGCAGGAGCTGCGGCTGCACAACGGCACGGTCTACCGCTGGAACCGACCGGTCTACGACGTGGTGCAGGGCCGGCCGCACCTGCGGGTGGAGAACCGGGTGCTGCCGGCCGGCCCGACCGTCGTCGACGTACTGGCCAATGCCGCCTTCTACTACGGCGCGGTGCGCATGCTGGCGACCGACGACCGACCGGTGTGGACCAAGATGTCCTTCGCCGCGGCGGAGTCGAACTTCGGCTCCGGCGCCCGGCTCGGGGTCGACGCCACCTTCTATTGGCCAGGCTTCGGCGAGGTGCCGTGGGACGAGCTGATGCTGCGTCACCTGCTCCCGCTGGCGCACGACGGCCTGGACCGCTGGGGGGTCGACCCGGCCGTCCGGGACCGACTGCTCGGCATCGTCGAGGCCCGCTGCAAACTGCGCCGCAACGGCTCCTGGTGGCAGTCGGAGACCGTGGCCCGACTGGAGGGCCGCGGCCTGGACCGGATGCAGGCACTGACCGGGATGTTGCACCGCTACTCGGATCTCATGCACTCCAACGAGCCAGTGCACACCTGGGAACTTCCCTGAACCAGCACCGGAACAGCACCTGAACCTGCACCGACCCGGCACACCGACGGGTGATGTGCGGCACCAGGCTCCGGACACCACTGTTCAGCGACCGGTTAGGCCATTAGGGTGAGGTGGACCGATCGGTCCTGTCAGCTGGGGGAAGTTCTCGTATGTCCGTACTCACGCGCGCCGGTGCGGCGGTGCTCGGCCTGTTCCTCGTCGCGGGGTGCAGCACGCCGGTGATCGGTGCCGCGGTCCGCGGCACGACCGTGCCCACTGCAGCCACCGCCGCGCCCGGTTCGTTGGGGTCCGCGGTGACCACCGGGTCCACCGGGATCACCCGGGCCTCCTCGGCGGCGGTGCCGCCCACCGACAGCACCGACAGCACCGACAGCACCGACAGCTCCGTGGACCCCGACAGCGCCGGGTCCGACGGACTGGAGGACCTGCTGGACATCATCGACGACGGGATCCTCGAGCACACCAGCGCCTCGCTGACGATCACCGTGGACCGGCCCGGCAAGCAGGCCGACCTCGACTGCGCGGTCACGGTGACCTACGACGACATCTTCGCCGACGACCTGATGGCGGACTGCGCCGGCAGCACCGGGGACTTCACCCTGCTCCGGGTGGACGACATCGCCTGGTACGGCCCGGCCGATCTCCCGGGCGGACCGACCGACAGCGGCGGCGGCTACAAGTGGGTGCTGATCGACCCGGGCGCCGGTGTGCCGCTGCAGCTGGGGATGAACCTGCTGGTCCGCACCTTCGCCGACCTCGCCGACGGCACGGCGATCTGGGACCTGTCCTACTACGCAAGGGATCTCACCGACGCCGGCACCGACACCCTGGAGTCCGGCCCGGCGAAGCGCTGGACCGCGCACATCGACGGCGGCGAGGTCGCCGACGACTTCGAGCCGGCCGGTCTGCTCTCCGACCCGGGTCGGGACGCGACGGTCGACATCTGGCTCCGCGACGGGTCGATGACCGGGATGCGCTACCTGGCGTCCTCCTACGGCGCTGACGACACGGCGGTCGAGATGACGGTGACCGGATTCGACGACGCACCGCGGATCCAGGCACCCGACATCGCCGACGTCGTCCCGGCGGGCTGAACCCGTGACCAGGAACCTGCAGCCCGGCGGAATCACGCGCCGCGCCGCGCCCATCGGTCTGCTGGCGGCGGCCGTCCTGCTGCTGGGCGCCTGCGGTGACCCGGTTGCCGGGAGCGCCTCCGCCGCAGGCAGCCCTGGCGCCACGATGAGCAGCAGCCCGCCCGCCGGTGGCTCCGGGACCACCGCACCGTCCCCCACCACCCCGGCGACGACGTCGCCGTCCGCTGTCGCGACGACCGCCACCACCGCCGCGCCCACGAGCAGCACGCGGTCGACCACCCGGCCGACGACCGCACCCCCGACCACGGCGAGCAGCGCCGCACCCGCCGGCAGCTACGCCGACGTCGACGAACTGCTCGACGCGGTGGACAGCGGGGTCGAGCGGCACTCCGGAGCCACCCTGCGGACGGTCACCGACAAACCCGGCGAGGGCGACGACTCCAGCTGCACGATCCTGGCCACCTACTCCGGGCCGTGGACGGAGAACTTCTCCGCCGAGTGCATCGGCGACGAGCCGGGCGAGTCCTCCTCGTTCCTGCAGGTGGACGGCACCACCTGGGTCAGCGGTCTGCCGGATGCGCCGACCCGCGCGGACGGCACGCCCTACCGCTGGTCGGAGCTGGACCTCGAGCAGGGCGAGGACCTCGAGCTCGGTGGCCAGAACGCGACCGCGCTGGAGTTCGCGATGCAGTCCTTCAAGAACCTGGCCGACGGGTCGGCGATCTGGGCCTACTCACCGCACGTCGTCGACTTCGCCTACGCCGGAACGGACAACCTGACCGGGGGGCCGGCCGAGCGCTACAGCATGACCGTCGACGCGCTCGCGCTCGCCCAGTCGGCGAACCCGGACGTGGAGGGCCCGCCGATGACCGGGTACCTGGACGTCTGGATGCACCCGGCGGACGGCCTGGTGAAGTTCCGCTTCGCCTTCTCCGACGGCGACCGCGAGCAGGTGACCGGCATGGAGGTCGACAGCTTCGACGACGTGGCGCTCAGCGCACCGGCTCCGGAGGACGTCGCGCCGACGGGGTGAGCACCGGAGCGACGTCGAAGTCGGCCAGGTCCGGCCGGTGGGTCATCCGCCAGTACTCCGGCACCGGCCACGGCGAGTTGGTG from Nakamurella alba carries:
- a CDS encoding DUF58 domain-containing protein — protein: MRSSTSLRAGARSLPADPAGAATVAGASDGGAPVRRPTRALLRAAVAAALLIGLAVSLGRADLAAIGAPLVFGLVLALSAGVPDRSVAPSGRARLIGTPPGGTAADIAVTVRGTAGAQFTTVAVPYPGGPGRPWAETLPGGDRTVVRSTVLPDWGPLTVVRPDVTVAGPDGLTVTPAVRAPELKITVPPRIAELDSLALAPISTGWAGEHASRRPGQGGELIDLREYAPGDRLRSIHWRAFARHQKLYVRRTQSDADADFVICVDTRVEVRPQQGPARVWQQRVSRRWGGRFDRWRDFWVGMVRVPSADPKSVEPAPRTSLDVTVHAAAAIAEAQCRVGDRVGVLDLASGKRGVRLGAGSRHLDRLRHELAAVDLQPWRPLTRVETWGLPSAAVVVVLSPLTDDAVVSAAADLQGRGHQVLVVDTLPVADLRAMALADARGAAEQAAELDLLLAEREVRLHRLRDRGLPLVQWQAGPAAVAAELQLLRRARSRR
- a CDS encoding AAA family ATPase, producing the protein MTETSEATVAPTASTAEAAAEVTLGKPSGPPLTPEIAQSAARIAEAVGTAVVGHGVPLRLTLAAILAGGHVLIEDNPGLGKTLLARSLAGALGLDFRRLQFTPDLLPSDVTGSYLYHPGKAAFDFQPGPVFTGLLLADEINRTPPKTQSALLEAMQEGQVSVEGTTHPLPQPFHVIATANQIEYEGTYALPEAQLDRFLVRTRLGYPPPQAEAEMLRRRIHRAAPDPVVAPVTDAAGLRRLQAGVEQVGVDPDIIGYCVNLAVASRRHPSVEAGVSPRGTQALLLLARAWAALDGRGFVIPEDVKDVAVAALAHRLVLTLQAYQTVSSEDVISQLLATVAAPPSRRGAPRR
- a CDS encoding DUF4129 domain-containing protein, whose translation is MSEGSGMRPGGAGGWPLRIILIGLSAVVLVGIAWGAAGVGPWIGREPGTELPPIPTDLPDFTPPSLPDVDLAPPPAAIGSGWLVWVLIGLGAVLLVALVVMLFFWRRDRAGRHAVDRDDDDLVGLPAPPAAHLPFDARAAADHVIACWLWVEAGARAAGLPRGPQQTPTEFLDALRAAVPMPPGADDLLPLYHRARFDLHTLAPDSAATAQRAAEQIRGALAAITPAVVP
- a CDS encoding glycerol-3-phosphate dehydrogenase/oxidase, with the translated sequence MSGDGVVSGARLGPAERAANWERLGSEEFDVVIIGAGVVGAGAALDAVTRGLSVALLDARDLASGTSSRSSKLFHGGLRYLEMFEFGLVREALRERELMLTKICPHLAKPVSFLYPLSKHVVERPYVGAGLIMYDSMGGARSVPGHKHLTRAGALRLVPGLKRDALVGGIRYYDGQVDDARHTLGVARTAAAYGALVRSSTQVVGFVKEADRVAGVHVMDVETGDRTTVRAKVVINATGVWTDELQRLSGGRGRFKVRASKGVHLVVSRDKITSESGIILKTEKSVLFVIPWKAHWIIGTTDTDWNLDLAHPAATKADIDYILEHVNKVLAVPLGHEDIEGVYAGLRPLLAGESEQSSKLSREHAVARVAPGLVAIAGGKYTTYRVMGADAVDAAAEDLPGRINPSCTEDVPLLGAEGYKALVNQADRLGKQFGVHPYRIHHLLNRYGSEIHELMAPALEDPSLLQPLPGADDYLQVEALYATTHEGALHLEDVLARRTRISIEYAHRGTETAPRVAEIMAGVLGWSDEERDSEVKAYLARVDAERRSQTMPDDQAADEVRLEAPEIRDLLKSPVA
- a CDS encoding NAD(P)H-quinone dehydrogenase is translated as MTRIVIMGGGPGGYEAALVAAQYGADVTLIESDGPGGGCVLYDCVPSKTFIASAGGRTAALEAGGLGVVVPAGIEVDLAAVNARVTGLARAQSADIHARLTGVGVRVVTGRAALADSAPGLAAHRVAATAPDGTVTEFEADVVLVATGAAPRVLPDARPDGERILTWRDLYSLTELPEHLIVVGSGVTGAEFASAYTEMGVRVSLVSSRDRVLPSEDADAAAVIEEVFSEHGGKLVRRARAQSVTREGDEVVVRLTDGGEVRGSHCLMTVGSVPNTSDIGLESVGVAVNDGGFITVDRVSRTSVSGIYAAGDCTGLLMLASVAAMQGRIAMWHALGEGVPSLRLKTVASTVFTHPEIATVGISQVDVDAGTIPASVLMLPLATNPRAKMIGLTEGFVKLVIRPATGIVIGGVVVAPQASELILPIAMAVQNGLTAKDLAYTLSVYPSLSGSITELGRQLMHFDGDLG
- a CDS encoding gamma-glutamylcyclotransferase, which gives rise to MALYAAYGSNMDPAQMLQRCPSSPVAGIGWLPGWRLTFGGEDLGWEGALATVVPDPDPEASVFVVLYDMASADERTLDSWEGSDLGLYTKLRLRVHTMDGDVLAWLYALEAFEGGLPSARYLGVIADAAEAADAPAEYVKEIRHRPCRSIGS
- a CDS encoding amidohydrolase, translating into MASGIEQQRADGTPSLPAVPLPAAPVPDPGAGLGPDWLDLFLARELPGLVTVRREVHAHPELSRQESATSAKILRILQGYGVRGRVLPGGTGVVAEIGTGDRVIGLRADIDALPLPELSGLPFASTVPDASHACGHDIHLTALLGAAGALAQVADRLPGRVRLIFQPAEEVMPGGAHDVVEAGVMEGVERIFAFHCDPRLEVGRIGLRTGAITSTSDLVELTVTGRGGHTARPHLTADLVHALGLVITGLPGMLSRRLDPRSVPIMVWGAVHAGEAANAIPQHGVLRGTLRMMDRRGWEAAEPLVRELIAQLLAPTGVQHELLYRRGVPPVENEPVSTGLLRVAGEHAAGAGAVGPTEQSTGGEDFSVLIDASTGAMARLGVWDGISPQVDLHSATFVADERAIPLGVRLLTHAALAGLRSESLTAAASLEQL